One genomic region from Nymphaea colorata isolate Beijing-Zhang1983 chromosome 10, ASM883128v2, whole genome shotgun sequence encodes:
- the LOC116263325 gene encoding ammonium transporter 2-like — protein sequence MASTVPLGYMENTPAVPSWLNKGDNAWQMTAATLVGLQSVPGLVILYASIVKKKWAVNAAFMALYAFAAALICWVVLCYRMAFGEKLFPFWGKAGPALGQKYLIGRAKLPESGRVHKDGTVEAPMVEPFFPMVSLVWFQFMFAAITIILLAGSVLGRMNIRAWMAFVPLWLIFSYTVGAFSLWGGGFLFQWGVVDYSGGYVIHLSSGTAGFVAAYWVGPRLRGDKERFPPNNVLLMLAGAGLLWLGWSGFNGGAPYAANLVSSMAVLNTNICAATSLLVWTTLDVLFFGKPSVIGAVQGMMTGLVCITPGAGVVQAWAAILMGILAGSVPWVTMMILHKRSALLQNVDDTLGVFHTHAVAGLLGGVLTGLFAEPVLCRMLLPFTNTRGAFYGGEGGIQLLKQLAAAAFVIVWNIVSTTLILLFIRLFMPLRMPEEQLIIGDDAVHGEEAYALWGDGDRYDVTRPEVYPDGEMRSGTRFSPVNGARGVTIQL from the exons aTGGCGTCCACCGTGCCGCTTGGATACATGGAGAACACGCCGGCGGTGCCCTCCTGGCTCAACAAGGGGGACAACGCCTGGCAGATGACGGCGGCCACGCTGGTAGGTCTGCAGAGCGTGCCCGGCCTGGTGATTCTATATGCCAGCATCGTCAAGAAGAAGTGGGCCGTGAACGCCGCCTTCATGGCGCTCTACGCCTTCGCGGCTGCGCTCATCTGCTGGGTGGTGCTTTGCTACCGCATGGCGTTCGGAGAAAAGCTCTTTCCTTTCTGGGGAAAGGCCGGCCCGGCGCTCGGGCAGAAGTACCTCATCGGCCGGGCCAAGCTGCCGGAGAGCGGACGCGTCCACAAGGATGGCACGGTGGAAGCCCCAATGGTCGAACCTTTCTTTCCCATGGTCTCGCTGGTGTGGTTTCAATTCATGTTTGCCGCCATAACCATCATTCTGCTGGCGGGGTCGGTGCTCGGGAGGATGAACATCAGGGCGTGGATGGCGTTCGTGCCCCTCTGGTTGATCTTCTCCTACACTGTTGGAGCGTTCAGCCTCTGGGGTGGCGGCTTCCTCTTCCAGTGGGGAGTCGTAGATTACTCGGGGGGTTATGTGATTCATCTGTCTTCTGGCACTGCTGGATTTGTAGCAGCCTATTGG GTTGGACCAAGATTGAGAGGCGACAAAGAGAGGTTTCCACCCAACAACGTGTTGCTTATGCTTGCTGGAGCAGGACTGCTATGGCTGGGCTGGTCTGGGTTTAATGGCGGAGCACCTTATGCGGCTAATCTTGTTTCCTCCATGGCTGTGCTGAACACAAATATATGTGCTGCTACAAGTCTTCTAGTTTGGACGACTCTTGATGTCCTCTTCTTTGGAAAACCTTCGGTCATTGGTGCTGTACAAGGAATGATGACAGGCTTGGTGTGCATCACCCCTGGTGCAG GAGTAGTCCAAGCTTGGGCAGCCATTCTTATGGGGATATTAGCAGGAAGTGTGCCTTGGGTCACCATGATGATTCTGCACAAGAGGTCTGCTTTGCTGCAGAACGTGGACGATACGTTGGGCGTGTTCCACACCCATGCTGTTGCAGGTCTGTTGGGAGGTGTTTTAACCGGGCTGTTCGCTGAACCGGTGCTTTGCCGGATGCTCTTGCCTTTCACCAACACAAGGGGTGCCTTCTATGGGGGCGAAGGCGGAATCCAATTATTGAAGCAATTGGCTGCTGCTGCTTTTGTCATCGTTTGGAACATTGTATCCACTACTCTGATCCTCCTCTTTATAAGACTTTTCATGCCATTGCGCATGCCAGAGGAGCAGCTAATTATTGGAGACGATGCAGTTCATGGTGAAGAAGCTTATGCTCTCTGGGGAGATGGAGATAGGTATGATGTAACCAGGCCGGAAGTCTACCCAGATGGAGAAATGCGGTCAGGGACTCGTTTTAGTCCAGTTAATGGTGCTAGAGGTGTAACCATCCAATTGTAA
- the LOC116261998 gene encoding protein CHUP1, chloroplastic, with protein MSSVKSPWHASLNGYPCREPSNTELTERCQMLEKQNEHLRQEVVRLKSQISGLLKDRKGNLLATKQDIPAEFPTASRNGLRQKGDCNLVTGHASVLMPVPAPVPPPPPTKPRTPESSIPTLGSLMAAAVASAKSSKVEQPSPSPSPPPPPPPPSMKSSAAGDAEIRRLPEVVQLYHWMTKKEARRGVGGAGNVNARDMIGEIENRSAHLLAIKTDVETKGDFVNSLIRKVEKARFSRIEEVEDFIRWLDKELSQLVDERAVLKHFQWPENKTDAMREVAFNYRELINIAESQSCSTYNQEARQPIATFLKQMQASQEKVEQGVYNIQKVRDGAIKRCKEFGIPWEWMLDTGIVSQLKMSSVKIAKGCMKRVTAELKSMSCTEGEDLMLQAVRFAFRVHQFVGGFDGECACAFQEMRNMALNECQLHQHSLPQSRSS; from the exons ATGAGTTCAGTGAAGTCGCCATGGCACGCTTCTCTGAATGGATACCCTTGCAGGGAGCCGTCCAACACTGAGCTGACAGAACGGTGCCAGATGTTGGAAAAGCAGAATGAGCACCTGCGGCAGGAGGTGGTCCGCCTGAAATCACAGATCTCCGGCCTCCTTAAGGACAGGAAAGGCAATCTCCTAGCTACCAAACAGGATATTCCGGCGGAGTTTCCAACCGCAAGCCGTAACGGTTTGCGTCAAAAGGGAGACTGCAATTTAGTCACAGGACACGCGTCAGTGTTAATGCCGGTGCCCGCGCCCGTGCCCCCACCGCCACCAACCAAGCCAAGGACGCCGGAGTCTTCCATTCCAACGCTTGGCTCACTAATGGCAGCGGCTGTGGCCTCGGCCAAGAGCAGCAAGGTAGAACAACCATCACCATCACCCTCGCCCCCACCGCCACCGCCTCCGCCGTCAATGAAATCATCAGCGGCCGGAGACGCTGAAATACGGCGGCTGCCGGAGGTGGTACAGCTGTACCACTGGATGACTAAGAAGGAGGCAAGGAGGGGCGTCGGAGGCGCCGGCAATGTGAACGCGCGAGACATGATTGGAGAAATTGAGAACCGTTCTGCTCACTTGTTAGCC ATAAAAACAGATGTTGAAACGAAGGGAGACTTTGTCAATTCACTCATAAGGAAAGTGGAGAAAGCAAGGTTCAGTAGAATAGAGGAGGTGGAAGATTTTATCAGATGGCTTGACAAAGAGCTTTCCCAACTCGTTGACGAGAGGGCCGTGCTCAAACATTTTCAGTGGCCAGAGAACAAAACCGATGCAATGAGAGAAGTTGCCTTCAACTACCGAGAACTTATAAACATTGCTGAGTCCCAGTCTTGCTCTACTTATAACCAGGAGGCCCGCCAGCCGATTGCTACATTCCTGAAGCAAATGCAAGCTTCTCAAGAGAA AGTCGAGCAAGGTGTCTACAACATTCAAAAGGTGCGGGATGGTGCAATTAAGAGATGCAAGGAATTTGGGATCCCGTGGGAGTGGATGCTTGATACTGGAATTGTTTCCCAG TTGAAGATGAGTTCAGTAAAGATTGCCAAGGGATGTATGAAGCGGGTGACGGCTGAACTGAAGTCAATGTCCTGTACAGAGGGAGAAGACCTCATGCTCCAAGCTGTTCGCTTTGCTTTTCGTGTGCATCAG TTTGTGGGAGGTTTTGATGGGGAGTGTGCGTGCGCGTTCCAGGAGATGAGGAATATGGCCTTGAATGAATGCCAACTACACCAACATTCTCTTCCCCAATCAAGAAGTTCCTGA
- the LOC116262786 gene encoding pyruvate decarboxylase 2-like: MDTKIGVECARPASNDVGAPPSSKAVHVTPTAVCDVSADWTLGRHLARRLVQVGVSDVFSVPGDFNLTLLDHLIAEPGLKLIGCCNELNAGYAADGYARCKGVGACVVTFTVGGLSVLNAIAGAYSENLPVICIVGGPNSNDYGTNRILHHTIGLPDFSQELRCFQTVTCYQAIVNNLDDAHELIDTAISTALKESKPVYISVGCNLAAIPHPTFSREPVPFSLAPKMSNQKGLEAAVEAAADFLNKSVKPVMVGGPKLRVSKAGDAFVELANSCGYAVAVMPSAKGLVPEVLPHFIGTYWGAVSTAFCAEIVESADAYIFAGPIFNDYSSVGYSLLLKKEKAIIVPPDRVVVANGPAFGCILMKDFLRALAKKLKKNTTAYENYHRIFVPHGTPPKSAPNDPLRVNVLFKHIQAMLSGDTAVIAETGDSWFNCQKLKLPEGCGYEFQMQYGSIGWSVGATLGYAQAATNKRVIACIGDGSFQVTAQDVSTMLRCGQKSIIFLINNGGYTIEVEIHDGPYNVIKNWNYTAFIDAIHNGEGDCWTSKVLTEEQLIEAIATATGEKKDCFCFIEVICHKDDTSKELLEWGSRVCSANSRPPNPQ, encoded by the exons atGGACACCAAGATCGGAGTGGAGTGTGCCAGGCCGGCCAGCAACGACGTGGGTGCTCCGCCTTCCTCCAAGGCCGTGCACGTCACGCCGACTGCCGTCTGCGACGTCTCGGCGGACTGGACGCTCGGTCGCCATCTCGCCCGGCGCCTTGTTCAGGTGGGCGTCTCCGATGTCTTCTCTGTTCCAGGAGATTTTAACCTCACTCTTCTCGATCACCTCATCGCTGAGCCCGGGCTCAAGCTCATCGGCTGCTGCAACGAGCTCAATGCCGGGTACGCCGCCGATGGTTACGCGAGGTGCAAGGGCGTTGGCGCATGTGTGGTCACCTTCACCGTCGGCGGCCTCAGCGTGCTGAACGCCATTGCTGGGGCGTACAGTGAAAACCTGCCGGTGATCTGCATCGTCGGTGGGCCGAACTCTAACGACTACGGCACCAACAGGATCCTTCATCACACGATCGGGTTGCCGGATTTCTCCCAGGAGCTCCGCTGCTTCCAGACGGTCACCTGCTATCAG GCAATTGTGAATAACTTGGATGATGCTCATGAATTGATCGACACTGCGATCTCGACTGCTTTGAAAGAGAGCAAGCCGGTTTACATAAGCGTAGGCTGCAACTTGGCAGCCATTCCTCACCCTACCTTTAGCCGAGAACCTGTGCCGTTCTCCCTCGCACCAAA AATGAGCAATCAGAAAGGGTTGGAAGCCGCGGTGGAAGCGGCGGCCGACTTCCTGAACAAATCCGTGAAGCCAGTAATGGTCGGTGGCCCAAAATTGAGAGTTTCGAAGGCAGGGGACGCTTTCGTGGAATTGGCCAATTCTTGCGGATATGCTGTGGCGGTGATGCCCTCGGCCAAAGGGTTGGTACCGGAGGTGCTGCCTCACTTCATTGGAACATATTGGGGCGCCGTCAGTACTGCATTCTGTGCCGAGATTGTGGAGTCTGCCGATGCTTACATCTTTGCTGGGCCGATCTTCAATGACTATAGTTCTGTTGGGTATTCTCTGTtgctgaagaaggagaaggcaaTCATAGTGCCACCAGACAGGGTGGTGGTTGCCAATGGACCGGCCTTCGGCTGCATCCTGATGAAAGATTTCTTGAGGGCTCTGgcgaaaaagttgaaaaagaacACGACTGCTTACGAGAACTATCATCGAATTTTTGTTCCCCATGGGACACCTCCGAAGTCGGCACCTAATGACCCTTTAAGGGTTAATGTCCTCTTCAAACACATACAG GCAATGTTGTCTGGCGATACTGCGGTTATTGCTGAAACGGGGGATTCCTGGTTCAACTGCCAGAAGCTCAAACTGCCGGAGGGATGTGG GTATGAATTCCAGATGCAGTATGGTTCAATTGGTTGGTCTGTTGGTGCAACGCTGGGGTATGCACAAGCTGCAACTAATAAACGTGTGATTGCTTGCATTGGTGATGGAAGCTTTCAG GTGACAGCACAAGACGTGTCAACCATGCTGCGGTGCGGGCAGAAGTCCATCATATTCCTCATCAACAATGGGGGTTACACCATTGAAGTTGAGATCCATGATGGACCatacaatgtcatcaagaacTGGAACTACACAGCTTTTATTGATGCCATTCATAATGGTGAAGGGGATTGCTGGACATCTAag GTTCTAACCGAGGAACAACTGATAGAGGCAATAGCGACTGCTACAGGGGAGAAGAAAGATTGCTTCTGTTTCATTGAGGTGATATGTCACAAAGATGACACCAGCAAGGAGCTCTTGGAGTGGGGATCTCGAGTTTGTTCTGCAAACAGCCGACCACCGAACCCTCAATAA